Proteins encoded within one genomic window of Alcanivorax sp. REN37:
- a CDS encoding TorF family putative porin, whose protein sequence is MSSPASLSSARVVAGALCGASLMMTSPAHAEVSASLSIASQYLWRGQSLSSNAALSGALDYDHRSGFYLGGWTTSLDESIEYDLYGGYRGQQGDWQYDLGYVGYFYPDASPDNMQEAYLKLGYGGFGAEAYFGVGDYGWGGNAVRNRDNYFLLRYQYQKFGVAAGYYDHSAADYTHLDVSYEAYPGLVFTASQIVQQDAPKPWDNALQVMVAYTFTF, encoded by the coding sequence ATGTCGTCACCCGCCTCTTTGAGCTCTGCCCGTGTTGTTGCTGGCGCACTTTGTGGCGCCAGCCTGATGATGACCTCGCCGGCTCACGCCGAGGTTTCCGCCAGCCTATCTATCGCCAGCCAGTACCTGTGGCGCGGCCAGAGCCTGAGCAGCAACGCTGCGCTATCCGGCGCCCTCGACTACGACCACCGCAGCGGCTTTTACCTCGGTGGCTGGACCACGTCGCTGGATGAATCGATCGAATACGACCTGTACGGCGGCTACCGCGGCCAGCAGGGCGACTGGCAGTACGACCTCGGCTACGTCGGCTACTTCTACCCGGACGCATCGCCGGACAACATGCAGGAGGCCTATCTGAAGCTCGGCTACGGCGGTTTCGGTGCCGAAGCTTACTTCGGGGTCGGCGATTACGGTTGGGGTGGCAATGCGGTGCGCAACCGCGACAACTATTTTCTGCTGCGCTATCAGTACCAGAAGTTTGGCGTGGCCGCCGGCTACTATGACCACTCCGCCGCCGACTACACCCATTTGGACGTGAGTTACGAGGCCTATCCGGGCCTGGTCTTCACCGCCTCGCAAATCGTGCAACAGGACGCACCGAAGCCGTGGGACAACGCGCTGCAGGTGATGGTGGCCTACACCTTCACGTTCTGA
- a CDS encoding DUF2817 domain-containing protein, giving the protein MDDADARAWYQQHLPEHALLLRVLDEGARWLRVREVLRLEWGAMPVPVYALELGSDARNAPVLGLFGGVHGIERIGTQVLLSWLHSTVQRLQWDHHWREVLQRVRVVVMPMVNPLGIALHRRSTPEGIDLMRNAPIDATEPVPWLVGGHRIGPWLPWYRGKAGAPMAAEAQALVHCVRQRVQSGPFSLTLDCHSGFGRRDRLWFPYARSRTPLHHLAEMHALSEQYEHTYPHHHPYLIEPQSASYTTHGDLWDYLYDDLCHRHPERIMLPLTLEMGSWLWVSKNPRQMLDYFGYFNPVISHRHRRVLRQHLPLIDFLLSATAHWQNWVPLPDQHQRHLEQGLRRWYPYHSGPPLA; this is encoded by the coding sequence ATGGACGACGCCGACGCCCGCGCCTGGTACCAACAACATCTGCCTGAACATGCGTTGCTGCTGCGCGTGCTCGACGAGGGCGCGCGCTGGTTGCGGGTGCGTGAAGTGCTGCGACTGGAATGGGGCGCGATGCCGGTGCCGGTGTATGCACTGGAGCTGGGCAGCGACGCCCGCAATGCGCCGGTGCTGGGACTGTTTGGCGGTGTCCACGGCATCGAACGCATCGGCACCCAGGTGCTGTTGTCGTGGCTACACAGCACGGTGCAACGGTTGCAGTGGGACCACCACTGGCGCGAAGTACTGCAGCGGGTACGGGTGGTGGTGATGCCGATGGTGAATCCGCTCGGCATCGCGCTGCACCGACGCAGTACCCCGGAAGGCATCGACCTGATGCGCAACGCACCCATCGACGCCACCGAACCGGTGCCGTGGTTGGTGGGCGGCCATCGCATCGGCCCTTGGCTACCGTGGTACCGCGGCAAGGCCGGCGCGCCGATGGCCGCGGAAGCGCAGGCATTGGTGCACTGTGTGCGCCAGCGGGTGCAGTCTGGCCCGTTCTCGCTGACGCTGGACTGTCACAGCGGCTTTGGCCGCCGCGACCGGCTGTGGTTTCCTTATGCCCGCAGCCGCACCCCCTTGCACCATCTGGCCGAAATGCACGCGCTCAGTGAGCAGTACGAGCACACCTATCCGCATCACCACCCGTACCTGATCGAGCCGCAATCGGCCAGCTACACCACCCACGGCGATCTGTGGGATTACCTCTATGACGACCTTTGCCACCGCCATCCGGAGCGCATCATGCTGCCGCTGACGCTGGAGATGGGTTCGTGGCTCTGGGTCAGCAAGAACCCGCGCCAAATGTTGGACTACTTCGGCTACTTCAACCCAGTCATCAGCCACCGCCACCGGCGCGTGCTGCGCCAACACTTGCCGCTGATCGACTTCCTGCTGTCCGCCACCGCCCATTGGCAAAACTGGGTGCCGCTGCCAGACCAGCACCAGCGCCACCTGGAGCAGGGGCTGCGGCGCTGGTACCCGTACCACAGCGGCCCGCCGCTTGCATGA